The following are encoded together in the Paludisphaera mucosa genome:
- a CDS encoding neutral/alkaline non-lysosomal ceramidase N-terminal domain-containing protein produces the protein MRRLRRAVVVGILMLVAGFTAVGSSDGGEPPWKAGTATVMITPDRPLTLLGYTTRKGPFEAVSDDLSARALALEDAQGRRAVLVAADLVAFQSVVVTDAVTRRIAERTGLGRERLIFNASHTHTGPVVSLDPNLKLNVAHPDMTPEQAEATIAYTRRLQDQLVDLVERALADLKPARLSWATGRTTVPTSRRLPRPEGVVMSPNPAAPVDDAVPVLRVDSTEGKPMAVVFGCSCHAVAAGFQNAISADYPGYARAVVEARHPGATALFLAGCGGDANPEPRGSIDQARTHGEALGREVCRVLDGPLAPVVGPLQVASAQVDLPLQQLSREQIKSYLDRPNFQAWQARHMLEVLDAGERLPTRYTAPVTVWRLGKGLTLAALPGEPVAEYATLLRQALGPDGLWISGYNNDCFGYLPSAKVVAEGGHEAIGVTLWAWSRSLGPMVGFFEPRVQDVVVDAVRRLANEAQTEVK, from the coding sequence ATGAGAAGACTCCGCCGAGCGGTCGTGGTCGGGATCTTGATGCTGGTCGCCGGGTTTACGGCGGTCGGGAGTTCCGATGGCGGCGAACCGCCCTGGAAGGCCGGAACGGCCACGGTCATGATCACGCCCGATCGGCCCCTGACCCTGCTCGGCTACACCACCCGCAAGGGGCCGTTCGAAGCGGTGTCCGACGACTTGTCGGCCCGCGCGCTGGCCCTGGAGGACGCGCAGGGACGCCGCGCCGTGCTCGTCGCGGCCGACCTGGTCGCGTTCCAGTCCGTCGTCGTCACCGACGCCGTGACGCGCCGGATCGCCGAGCGGACGGGGCTGGGCCGCGAGAGGCTGATCTTCAACGCGTCGCACACCCACACCGGGCCGGTCGTCAGCCTCGACCCGAACCTGAAGCTCAACGTCGCCCACCCGGACATGACGCCCGAGCAGGCCGAGGCGACGATCGCCTACACCCGCCGGCTGCAGGACCAGCTCGTCGACCTGGTGGAGCGGGCGCTCGCCGACTTGAAGCCGGCGCGGCTCTCCTGGGCGACGGGCCGCACGACCGTCCCCACCAGCCGCCGGCTCCCGAGGCCTGAAGGGGTCGTCATGTCGCCCAACCCGGCCGCGCCGGTGGACGACGCGGTCCCCGTCCTGCGGGTCGACTCGACGGAAGGCAAGCCCATGGCCGTGGTCTTCGGATGCTCCTGCCACGCCGTGGCGGCCGGCTTCCAGAACGCCATCAGCGCCGACTACCCCGGCTACGCCCGCGCGGTCGTCGAGGCGCGTCACCCGGGCGCCACGGCCCTGTTCCTGGCCGGTTGCGGCGGCGACGCCAACCCGGAGCCTCGCGGCTCGATCGACCAGGCCCGGACGCACGGCGAGGCGCTGGGCCGCGAAGTCTGCCGGGTGCTCGACGGGCCGCTCGCCCCGGTCGTCGGGCCGCTCCAGGTCGCTTCTGCGCAGGTCGACCTGCCGCTGCAGCAACTGTCCCGCGAGCAGATCAAAAGCTACCTGGATCGGCCCAATTTCCAGGCGTGGCAGGCCCGGCACATGCTTGAGGTGCTGGACGCGGGCGAGCGGCTGCCGACCCGCTACACGGCGCCCGTGACCGTCTGGCGCCTCGGAAAGGGCCTGACGCTGGCGGCGCTGCCGGGCGAGCCGGTCGCCGAGTATGCGACGCTGTTGCGCCAGGCTCTCGGCCCGGACGGGCTCTGGATCTCCGGATACAACAACGACTGTTTCGGCTACCTGCCGTCGGCTAAGGTCGTCGCCGAGGGAGGGCACGAGGCGATCGGCGTGACGCTCTGGGCGTGGAGTCGAAGCCTGGGCCCCATGGTCGGCTTCTTCGAGCCTCGCGTCCAGGACGTCGTCGTCGACGCCGTGCGTCGATTGGCGAACGAAGCCCAAACCGAAGTGAAGTAG
- a CDS encoding PEP-CTERM sorting domain-containing protein encodes MTKTRRGLALLTMLLLSAAAHEARAGWMVGSSYQLDFTNFPVDGSTTATLDLTTKTVNTNLTVTEQIFQDGPSSQWIDFNFETIDGGPLASNLNGTWRIDVTGVDVTTPALGSGFYFYWTMNGAPVTPIFPFGSFGGIAPIPTDPGAGSAYVVVGFPPYGPLSSFDAFAFSSPYSFISSGGMDPATVNGFHVGIRMTDAQAVPEPSSLALAGVGGLGLLGRALKRRRRS; translated from the coding sequence ATGACGAAAACGCGACGGGGATTGGCCCTGCTGACGATGTTGCTCCTCTCGGCCGCGGCCCACGAGGCGCGTGCGGGCTGGATGGTCGGCAGCTCGTATCAACTCGACTTCACCAACTTCCCGGTGGACGGCTCGACCACCGCGACCCTCGACCTCACCACCAAGACGGTCAACACCAACCTGACCGTCACCGAGCAGATCTTCCAGGACGGCCCGTCATCGCAGTGGATCGACTTCAACTTCGAGACGATCGACGGCGGCCCGCTCGCGTCGAACCTCAACGGCACCTGGCGGATCGACGTCACCGGCGTCGACGTGACCACGCCCGCCCTGGGGAGCGGCTTCTACTTCTACTGGACGATGAATGGGGCCCCGGTCACGCCGATCTTCCCCTTCGGCTCGTTCGGCGGCATCGCGCCGATCCCCACCGACCCGGGGGCCGGATCGGCCTACGTCGTCGTCGGTTTCCCGCCCTACGGCCCCCTCAGCTCGTTCGACGCGTTCGCGTTCTCATCGCCCTACAGCTTCATCAGCTCGGGAGGGATGGACCCCGCGACGGTCAACGGCTTCCACGTCGGGATCCGGATGACGGACGCGCAGGCCGTCCCCGAGCCCTCGTCGCTGGCCCTCGCGGGCGTCGGCGGCCTGGGGCTCCTCGGCCGCGCCCTGAAGCGTCGCCGGCGGTCTTGA
- a CDS encoding PHB depolymerase family esterase: MHDSSTRARAGGIPARPALAAALALAIAAGLAVRGDTVVMKNGVTYRTVAAPDRDNTLVFLWDGLKKIVVRDSKIERVVADNVLRTGEKFSLVQPMTVHAGLMPKEVVSVTAEPWNEKGRRRFQYLGRSSKPIVMEQAINEISPNVIRYRGVDGFWQGQIATRGVPREVLMGLLRRVEQQNQGERERVVRFLMGAGWYPEARSELDRLIKDFPNSDLSERASNARQFIVQAEATQRRSDVDAMRRAQQFKAAAALLKTFDDKEIGTELQIEARDLARRDEDQRQADLAVGNELRRVELKLAPQVHAAWKGRLAEVHRALAEAPDAVRDRLAAWRKAKAEATASDEAEFALAMSGYVAGQDSAVPDLAAAGVLWQARDEIAAYLTSADDTSREEIAARLDDLEWPEGTPEAPGFRKMELAERICRLMPPPLRRAADEAEKGVIKNVVEADDSIPTTYLAKLPPEYHHSRSYPAVVVLHSGTGPQAAVDEWQAEAARRGYVLIAPEYGAAEGATDYHYTPGEHAAVELALRDARRRYAIDPDRVFVAGQLAGGNMAWDLGLGHPDLFAGVVVVSGFPAKYVPRSLAQHERLPLLCVLGDLAPAANEVVFGSYLKPMILKVWDVTYMEVYRRGLEEFPEDVPTYFDWMEPRRREPFPKSFEASTARTCDDRRHGIVVKGFTEGRTTAAEAVEPLGRNLNPATLKMRTSSLSNLVDLTVSGVDKLDVWLNPKLVDFKRKLEVRVNRKALYKGQPKLDLRPMLEDLRLRGDRGQMYWVKIEVG, translated from the coding sequence ATGCACGACTCATCGACGAGAGCGCGGGCCGGCGGGATCCCGGCGCGGCCGGCCCTGGCGGCGGCCCTCGCCCTGGCGATCGCGGCGGGCCTCGCCGTCCGCGGCGACACCGTGGTGATGAAGAACGGCGTGACCTACCGGACGGTGGCGGCCCCGGACCGCGACAACACGCTCGTGTTTTTGTGGGACGGCCTCAAGAAGATCGTGGTCCGCGACTCCAAGATCGAGCGCGTGGTCGCCGACAACGTCCTGCGCACCGGCGAGAAGTTCTCGCTGGTGCAGCCGATGACGGTCCACGCCGGGCTCATGCCGAAAGAGGTCGTGAGCGTGACGGCCGAGCCCTGGAACGAGAAGGGCCGGCGGCGGTTCCAGTACCTCGGGCGGTCGAGCAAGCCCATCGTCATGGAACAAGCGATCAACGAGATCAGCCCGAACGTAATCCGCTACCGCGGCGTCGACGGCTTCTGGCAAGGCCAGATCGCGACCCGGGGCGTCCCCCGCGAGGTCTTGATGGGCCTGCTCCGCCGCGTCGAGCAGCAGAACCAGGGGGAGCGCGAGCGGGTCGTCCGCTTCCTGATGGGGGCCGGCTGGTATCCCGAGGCCAGGTCCGAACTGGATCGGCTCATCAAGGACTTCCCGAACAGCGACCTGAGCGAGCGCGCCTCGAACGCCCGCCAGTTCATCGTCCAGGCCGAGGCGACCCAGCGCCGGTCGGACGTCGACGCGATGCGCCGCGCCCAGCAGTTCAAGGCCGCGGCGGCCCTGCTGAAGACGTTCGACGACAAGGAGATCGGCACCGAGCTGCAGATCGAGGCCCGCGACCTGGCGCGTCGCGACGAGGATCAGCGGCAGGCGGACCTGGCCGTCGGCAACGAGCTGCGGCGGGTCGAGTTGAAGCTGGCCCCCCAGGTGCACGCGGCCTGGAAGGGCCGCCTGGCCGAGGTCCACAGGGCCCTGGCCGAGGCCCCCGACGCCGTCCGCGACCGCCTGGCCGCCTGGCGAAAGGCGAAGGCCGAGGCGACCGCGAGCGACGAGGCCGAGTTCGCCCTGGCGATGTCGGGCTACGTGGCGGGCCAGGATTCGGCCGTCCCCGACCTCGCCGCGGCCGGCGTGCTCTGGCAGGCCCGCGACGAGATCGCCGCCTACCTCACCAGCGCCGACGACACCTCGCGCGAGGAGATCGCGGCCCGGCTCGACGACCTGGAATGGCCCGAGGGGACCCCCGAGGCGCCCGGCTTCCGCAAGATGGAGCTGGCCGAGCGCATCTGCCGGCTCATGCCGCCCCCGCTGCGACGTGCGGCCGACGAGGCCGAAAAGGGCGTCATCAAGAACGTGGTCGAGGCCGACGACTCGATCCCGACGACCTACCTGGCGAAGCTGCCGCCCGAATACCACCACTCGCGGTCGTACCCGGCGGTCGTGGTCCTGCACTCGGGGACGGGCCCGCAGGCGGCCGTGGACGAGTGGCAGGCCGAGGCGGCGCGGCGGGGATACGTCCTGATCGCGCCCGAGTACGGGGCGGCCGAGGGCGCGACCGACTACCACTACACCCCGGGCGAGCACGCCGCCGTCGAGCTGGCGCTCCGCGACGCGCGGCGGCGGTACGCGATCGACCCCGACCGGGTCTTCGTGGCGGGCCAGCTCGCCGGCGGCAACATGGCCTGGGACCTCGGCCTGGGCCATCCCGACCTGTTCGCGGGGGTCGTGGTCGTCTCCGGCTTCCCGGCCAAGTACGTCCCCCGCAGCCTGGCCCAGCACGAGCGGCTCCCCCTGCTCTGCGTCCTGGGCGACCTGGCGCCGGCCGCGAACGAGGTCGTCTTCGGCAGCTACCTGAAGCCGATGATCCTCAAGGTCTGGGACGTCACCTACATGGAGGTCTACCGCCGCGGCCTTGAGGAGTTCCCCGAGGACGTCCCGACGTACTTCGACTGGATGGAGCCCCGCCGCCGCGAACCCTTCCCCAAGTCGTTCGAGGCGTCGACGGCGCGGACCTGCGACGACCGCCGCCACGGGATCGTCGTCAAGGGCTTCACCGAGGGCCGCACGACCGCCGCCGAGGCCGTCGAGCCGCTGGGCCGGAACCTCAACCCGGCGACGCTCAAGATGCGGACGAGCAGCCTCAGCAACCTCGTCGACCTGACCGTGAGCGGCGTCGACAAGCTTGACGTCTGGCTCAACCCGAAGCTCGTCGACTTCAAGCGCAAGCTGGAGGTCCGGGTCAACCGCAAGGCCCTCTACAAGGGCCAGCCGAAGCTCGACCTGCGGCCGATGCTCGAGGACCTCCGCCTGCGGGGCGACCGCGGCCAGATGTACTGGGTGAAGATCGAGGTCGGCTGA
- a CDS encoding SIR2 family protein — protein MQVTNENTLRKAFAGGINLFLGAGFSVLAKNAEGRALPVGRTLNEELGTLFKVDGVDHLTLAQLCTIIQSERRQELDDYLRRRYRVKSFDPRYSAVQTLNIKNIFTTNIDDLIQSMYAASKTHYLNNITLRGASFNEKRAIDFAPLHGSVTDETRQLTFGTLDLATAFASDQDLWSFFMRSIQLFPTLFWGYSLSDAGVLQALNPSSINMRQHEDKWIVLRTRDDAEIRYFTALGFQILIAETNEMLDYIRGLGLAVHPAASPVSKSTEELFPEEAIPAIGSVPVRPLQEFFFGAPPSWSDIYSQRLQRTSHYAKVVDSINAHRDTIIVGMPASGKTTLLMQAAAHVKFTGHKLVCNSLTPEKVQLLLRRLGPDPALIFVDNYTDSVDAFVALTGAANVVAVGVDRDFNFEVTSHLLPLNDISVINITDLSEPDIQKIFENVPLDIRTSHLNRPKVARGLHPSLYEIIESNITKPSLRKRFAEMLRKLEGSSPNHLDLLGMCCYVHYCRCPVSMETIAAFLRDVLSDYMEAYTWLEQLGTLISEDVGPLLDPPQDYFTPRSSLVSEAIFQQLPPKSLKRVLLKFHRNVSIVKICRYDIFRRKAFDADIAYRAFSNWEEGIEFYELAYKRDGSYFTKQQGALYLSKKKRFPEAFRLIDEAISMSRGRIFSIRNTHAMLLFQANILQDHDDKTVRATLCRSMEILNECHTQDRRKLYHAIVFGKQAVEFHNVYSDDISKSYLELADKWLTEEVRRSPWNYDVRHVHNNVRLLNAN, from the coding sequence ATGCAAGTCACGAACGAGAATACTCTAAGAAAGGCGTTTGCCGGCGGAATCAATCTGTTTCTCGGTGCCGGCTTCTCAGTGCTGGCCAAGAATGCCGAGGGACGGGCGCTTCCAGTAGGTCGGACACTTAACGAGGAGCTCGGCACCCTTTTCAAAGTAGACGGAGTGGATCATTTGACTCTCGCCCAACTCTGCACGATCATCCAGTCGGAAAGACGTCAGGAGTTGGACGACTATCTGCGACGCCGCTATAGAGTGAAGTCGTTCGACCCGAGATATTCGGCTGTACAAACACTGAATATCAAGAATATATTCACCACCAATATAGACGACCTAATACAGTCTATGTACGCCGCCAGCAAAACCCACTACCTGAACAATATCACACTAAGAGGTGCGTCCTTCAACGAGAAAAGGGCGATCGATTTCGCACCCCTACATGGATCGGTCACTGACGAAACACGCCAGTTGACTTTCGGGACCCTCGATCTAGCCACGGCGTTCGCATCTGACCAAGATCTCTGGAGCTTCTTCATGAGAAGCATCCAATTGTTCCCCACACTCTTCTGGGGATACAGCCTCAGCGACGCCGGGGTTCTGCAAGCATTAAACCCTAGTTCTATCAACATGCGTCAGCACGAGGACAAATGGATCGTACTTAGAACAAGAGACGATGCAGAGATCAGGTATTTCACGGCGTTAGGATTTCAAATCCTTATTGCCGAGACGAATGAAATGCTCGACTATATACGAGGCCTAGGTTTAGCCGTGCATCCAGCGGCTTCCCCAGTCTCCAAGTCGACCGAGGAACTCTTTCCCGAGGAGGCAATTCCTGCAATCGGCTCTGTTCCAGTTCGACCGCTTCAGGAATTTTTCTTCGGCGCCCCACCGTCGTGGAGCGATATATACTCACAGCGACTGCAACGAACTTCACACTACGCAAAGGTCGTCGATTCAATCAATGCACACCGAGACACAATAATCGTGGGAATGCCGGCCTCAGGCAAGACAACTCTATTAATGCAAGCGGCGGCGCACGTCAAATTCACCGGACATAAACTTGTCTGCAATTCACTGACTCCTGAAAAAGTGCAACTTCTACTGCGTCGACTGGGGCCAGATCCTGCATTGATTTTCGTCGACAATTACACGGACAGCGTGGACGCATTCGTAGCACTCACTGGCGCCGCAAACGTAGTCGCAGTAGGAGTTGATCGCGACTTTAATTTCGAAGTAACGTCACACCTCTTGCCACTCAACGACATAAGCGTTATCAATATTACCGATTTAAGCGAACCTGATATCCAAAAGATATTCGAAAACGTCCCCCTCGACATTCGAACCTCTCATCTAAATAGACCAAAAGTGGCGAGAGGGCTTCATCCATCTCTTTACGAGATTATCGAATCGAACATAACTAAGCCATCACTTCGAAAGCGATTTGCAGAAATGCTCCGAAAGCTCGAAGGGAGCAGCCCAAACCACCTCGACTTGCTTGGCATGTGCTGCTATGTGCACTATTGCCGATGTCCCGTCTCCATGGAGACGATAGCGGCCTTTCTCCGCGATGTGTTGTCCGATTACATGGAGGCCTATACATGGCTCGAGCAACTCGGCACTCTTATTTCAGAAGATGTCGGGCCACTGTTGGACCCACCTCAGGATTACTTTACTCCCCGGTCGAGCTTGGTATCCGAAGCGATTTTTCAACAGCTACCCCCCAAGTCGCTCAAACGAGTTCTCCTCAAGTTCCACAGAAATGTCTCGATTGTCAAGATATGCAGATACGATATTTTTCGAAGAAAGGCGTTTGATGCCGATATCGCTTACCGAGCCTTCTCAAACTGGGAAGAAGGCATCGAATTTTATGAGCTGGCATATAAACGAGACGGATCGTACTTCACCAAGCAGCAAGGCGCGCTTTACCTCTCCAAAAAGAAACGCTTCCCCGAAGCATTCCGCTTGATTGACGAAGCCATCTCAATGAGCAGGGGCAGGATTTTCTCGATTCGAAACACGCATGCGATGCTCTTGTTTCAAGCCAACATCTTGCAGGATCACGATGACAAGACAGTGCGCGCCACCCTCTGCCGAAGCATGGAAATACTCAACGAGTGCCATACTCAGGACAGGCGCAAGCTATACCACGCTATAGTGTTTGGCAAACAGGCGGTCGAGTTCCATAATGTGTATTCCGATGATATCTCTAAAAGCTACCTCGAACTTGCAGACAAATGGCTCACCGAGGAAGTCAGACGTTCGCCATGGAACTACGACGTCCGACACGTGCATAACAATGTCAGACTATTAAATGCAAATTAG
- a CDS encoding glycoside hydrolase family 13 protein has protein sequence MERPDTPDWVRDAVFYQIFPDRFARSLTVPKSKNLDEWGSPPTYHGYQGGDLAGVAEHLDYLQDLGVNAVYFTPVFQSASNHRYHTHDYEKVDPMLGGDAALRRLLDAAHDRGMRVVLDGVFNHASRGFFQFHDILENGPDSAYLDWFKVSGFPVNAYHLDVAPNYEAWWNLPALPKFNVRNPDVREYLLNVAVRWVDFGIDGWRLDVANEIDDDDFWREFRRRVRRANPEAYIVGEVWTDSQRWLQGDMWDAVMNYHFTRACLAFFARGEVDQGELQKTSLHPTPEPGAEAFARSIERLHGIYAPEITAVMLNLLGSHDTARFVTLARGDVAALRLATLFQMTYLGAPSIYYGDEIGLQGSHDPANRGAFPWHDRDSWDKDLLHEFQRLTALRRTRPALRRGSFHVLHAAGDVFAHARKLGDEAVVVAFNVGASTQRLDLPVGAWIADGVELADPWSHQGVRVEAGSVRGLDIPPRSGKVLATSLGA, from the coding sequence ATGGAGAGACCAGACACGCCGGATTGGGTCCGAGACGCCGTCTTCTACCAGATCTTCCCCGACCGCTTCGCCCGCAGCCTGACCGTGCCAAAGTCGAAGAACCTCGACGAGTGGGGCTCGCCGCCCACGTACCACGGCTACCAGGGGGGCGACCTGGCGGGCGTGGCCGAGCACCTCGACTACCTCCAGGACCTGGGCGTCAACGCCGTCTACTTCACGCCCGTCTTCCAGTCGGCCTCGAACCACCGCTACCACACCCACGACTACGAGAAGGTCGACCCCATGCTGGGGGGCGACGCCGCGCTCCGGCGGCTGCTCGACGCGGCCCACGACCGGGGCATGCGGGTGGTCCTCGACGGCGTGTTCAACCACGCCAGCCGGGGGTTCTTCCAGTTCCACGACATCCTCGAGAACGGCCCGGACTCGGCCTACCTCGACTGGTTCAAGGTCAGCGGCTTCCCCGTCAACGCCTACCACCTCGACGTCGCCCCCAACTACGAGGCCTGGTGGAACCTGCCGGCCCTCCCCAAGTTCAACGTCCGCAACCCGGACGTGCGCGAGTACCTGCTGAACGTCGCCGTGCGCTGGGTCGACTTCGGCATCGACGGCTGGCGGCTGGACGTCGCCAACGAGATCGACGACGACGACTTCTGGCGCGAGTTCCGCCGCCGCGTCCGCCGGGCGAACCCCGAGGCCTACATCGTCGGCGAGGTCTGGACCGACTCCCAGCGCTGGCTCCAGGGCGACATGTGGGACGCGGTGATGAACTACCACTTCACCCGCGCCTGCCTCGCCTTCTTCGCCCGCGGCGAGGTCGACCAGGGCGAGCTCCAGAAGACGAGCCTGCACCCGACCCCCGAGCCGGGAGCCGAGGCGTTCGCCCGCTCGATCGAGCGCCTGCACGGGATCTACGCCCCCGAGATCACCGCCGTCATGCTCAACCTGCTGGGGAGCCACGACACGGCGCGGTTCGTCACGCTGGCGAGGGGGGACGTCGCGGCCCTGCGGCTGGCGACCCTCTTCCAGATGACGTACCTCGGCGCCCCCTCGATTTACTACGGCGACGAGATCGGCCTGCAAGGGTCCCACGACCCGGCCAACCGGGGGGCCTTCCCCTGGCACGACCGCGACTCCTGGGACAAGGACCTTTTGCACGAGTTCCAGCGCCTGACGGCCCTGCGGCGGACGCGCCCGGCCCTCCGCCGGGGCTCGTTCCACGTCCTGCACGCCGCCGGCGACGTCTTCGCCCACGCCCGCAAGCTCGGCGACGAGGCCGTCGTCGTCGCCTTCAACGTCGGCGCGTCGACCCAACGTCTCGACCTGCCCGTCGGCGCGTGGATCGCCGACGGCGTCGAACTCGCCGACCCCTGGTCGCACCAGGGCGTACGGGTCGAAGCCGGCTCGGTCCGCGGCCTGGACATCCCCCCCCGCTCGGGCAAGGTCCTGGCCACGTCGCTGGGCGCGTAA
- a CDS encoding class I SAM-dependent methyltransferase, whose protein sequence is MATRRPPPAWRLPQGVNAPLWEYLNTPRLAAEEDAYFADHPLFDADAEALHGRFRTPGRLVDLGCGAGRHAIQFASRGFDVVAIDLARPMLEVVGRKAEEAGTRLLTIQANLCDLGCLPSGSFDYALSMFSTLGMIRGRDARRRALGEAARVLRPRGRLALHAHNVWLNLRDSQGRKWLLRQALRLFGGGDEFGDRRMIYRGIPGMEVHLYRWGELRRELARAGFRVDEAIPLDEVTAAPIPNPGRFPSLRAGGWLVFASRMGT, encoded by the coding sequence ATGGCCACGCGACGCCCTCCCCCGGCCTGGCGGCTCCCCCAGGGCGTCAATGCGCCCTTGTGGGAGTACCTGAACACGCCCCGGCTCGCCGCCGAGGAGGACGCCTACTTCGCCGACCACCCCCTGTTCGACGCCGACGCCGAGGCGCTCCACGGCCGCTTCCGCACGCCCGGCCGGCTCGTCGACCTCGGCTGCGGCGCGGGGAGGCATGCGATCCAGTTCGCGAGCCGGGGCTTCGACGTCGTCGCGATCGACCTGGCGCGGCCGATGCTCGAGGTGGTCGGCCGCAAGGCCGAGGAGGCCGGGACGCGGTTGCTGACCATCCAGGCCAACCTCTGCGACCTGGGCTGCCTGCCGTCCGGGAGCTTCGACTACGCCCTCTCCATGTTCAGCACCCTGGGCATGATCCGGGGCCGCGACGCCCGCCGACGGGCCCTCGGCGAGGCCGCCCGCGTGCTCCGGCCCAGGGGGCGGCTGGCGCTCCACGCACACAACGTCTGGCTCAACCTGCGCGACTCGCAGGGCCGCAAGTGGCTGCTCCGCCAGGCCCTCCGCCTCTTCGGCGGCGGCGACGAGTTCGGCGACCGGCGGATGATCTACCGGGGGATCCCCGGGATGGAGGTCCACCTCTACCGCTGGGGCGAGCTGAGGCGCGAGCTGGCCCGCGCCGGCTTCCGCGTCGACGAGGCGATCCCGCTCGACGAGGTCACCGCCGCCCCGATCCCGAATCCCGGCCGATTCCCCAGCCTCCGCGCCGGCGGCTGGCTCGTCTTCGCCAGCCGGATGGGGACCTGA